The following coding sequences are from one Geodermatophilus normandii window:
- a CDS encoding Maf family protein has translation MSRRLVLASASPARLALLRQAGLAPEVVVSDVDESTVTAPRVAELVALLAAAKASAVARRQDDALVVGADSLLEFRGQAMGKPADAQDARERWRRMAGRSGVLHTGQALFDVRGGAIEARDVVVTSTVVHFATPTAHELEAYLATGEPLAVAGAFTLDGLGAPFVRRVEGDPAAVVGLSLTALREQLGRRDLAITDLWRR, from the coding sequence GTGAGCAGGAGGCTGGTCCTCGCGTCCGCGTCGCCGGCCCGGCTGGCGCTGCTGCGCCAGGCCGGCCTGGCGCCCGAGGTCGTCGTCAGCGACGTCGACGAGTCCACCGTGACGGCGCCGCGGGTGGCCGAACTGGTCGCCCTGCTGGCCGCGGCCAAGGCCTCCGCGGTCGCGCGGCGGCAGGATGACGCCCTGGTGGTCGGCGCCGACTCGCTGCTGGAGTTCCGCGGCCAGGCGATGGGCAAGCCCGCCGACGCCCAGGACGCGCGCGAGCGCTGGCGGCGGATGGCCGGCCGCTCGGGCGTGCTGCACACCGGCCAGGCGCTGTTCGACGTGCGCGGCGGGGCGATCGAGGCCCGCGACGTCGTCGTCACCTCGACGGTCGTGCACTTCGCCACCCCGACGGCCCACGAGCTCGAGGCCTACCTCGCCACCGGCGAGCCACTGGCCGTCGCCGGCGCCTTCACCCTCGACGGCCTGGGTGCGCCCTTCGTCCGGCGGGTCGAGGGCGACCCGGCGGCGGTCGTCGGGCTGTCCCTGACGGCGCTGCGCGAGCAGCTGGGCCGGCGCGACCTGGCCATCACCGACCTCTGGCGGCGCTGA
- a CDS encoding acyl-CoA carboxylase epsilon subunit yields the protein MTGPTEQRPLLRVVRGEPTAEELAALTVVVAAVSRRRPRKRPVPVGAWAANADTHRRPLQPGPGGWRASGRFA from the coding sequence GTGACCGGGCCGACCGAGCAGCGCCCGCTGCTGCGGGTTGTCCGCGGCGAGCCCACCGCCGAGGAGCTCGCCGCGCTGACCGTCGTCGTCGCCGCGGTCTCCCGGCGCCGGCCGCGGAAGCGCCCGGTCCCGGTGGGCGCGTGGGCCGCGAACGCCGACACCCACCGGCGGCCGCTGCAGCCCGGCCCCGGCGGCTGGCGCGCCTCGGGGCGCTTCGCGTGA
- a CDS encoding acyl-CoA carboxylase subunit beta has translation MSAAELESAGEHVPGDIDIHTTAGKLADFERRVEEAVHAGSQRAVDKQHAAGKMTARERIEALLDPGSFTELDEFARHRSSNFGMDARRPFGDGVVTGYGTVDGRPVCVFSQDVTVFGGSLGEVYGEKIVKVLDLAIRNGCPVIGINEGGGARIQEGVVSLGLYGEIFRRNVHASGVIPQISLVMGAAAGGHVYSPALTDFVVMVDKTSQMFITGPDVVKTVTGEDVTLEELGGARTHNTKSGVAHYLAEDETDALDYVKALLSYLPSNNLDPLPAVEVAPVDATPTGVTDDDHALDTVIPDSANTPYDMHTVIGSVLDDGEFLEVQALFAPNILVGFGRVEGRPVGVVANQPTQFAGTLDIDASEKAARFVRTCDAFNVPVLTFVDVPGFLPGTSQEWEGIIRRGAKLIYAYGEATVPKITVITRKAYGGAYDVMGSKHLGADLNLAWPTAQVAVMGAQGAVNILYRRELADATDPDARRAELITEYEDALLSPYVAADRGYVDQVIRPSETRIEITKALRLLANKRQTLPPKKHGNIPL, from the coding sequence GTGAGTGCGGCTGAACTGGAGAGCGCCGGCGAGCACGTCCCCGGTGACATCGACATCCACACGACCGCCGGCAAGCTGGCGGACTTCGAGCGGCGGGTCGAGGAGGCCGTGCACGCGGGCTCCCAGCGTGCCGTCGACAAGCAGCACGCCGCGGGCAAGATGACCGCCCGCGAGCGGATCGAGGCGCTGCTGGACCCCGGCTCGTTCACCGAGCTCGACGAGTTCGCCCGCCACCGCTCGAGCAACTTCGGCATGGACGCCAGGCGCCCCTTCGGCGACGGCGTCGTCACCGGGTACGGGACGGTCGACGGCCGCCCGGTGTGCGTCTTCTCCCAGGACGTCACCGTCTTCGGCGGCAGCCTCGGCGAGGTCTACGGCGAGAAGATCGTCAAGGTCCTCGACCTGGCGATCCGCAACGGCTGCCCGGTCATCGGGATCAACGAGGGCGGCGGCGCGCGGATCCAGGAGGGCGTGGTCTCCCTCGGCCTCTACGGCGAGATCTTCCGGCGCAACGTGCACGCCTCCGGCGTCATCCCGCAGATCTCGCTGGTGATGGGCGCCGCGGCCGGCGGGCACGTCTACTCCCCCGCGCTCACCGACTTCGTCGTCATGGTCGACAAGACCAGCCAGATGTTCATCACCGGCCCGGACGTCGTGAAGACGGTGACCGGCGAGGACGTCACCCTCGAGGAACTCGGCGGCGCGCGCACGCACAACACCAAGTCCGGCGTCGCGCACTACCTCGCCGAGGACGAGACCGACGCGCTGGACTACGTCAAGGCGCTGCTGTCCTACCTGCCGAGCAACAACCTCGACCCGCTGCCGGCCGTCGAGGTCGCCCCGGTCGACGCGACGCCGACGGGGGTCACCGACGACGACCACGCCCTCGACACGGTGATCCCGGACTCGGCCAACACGCCCTACGACATGCACACCGTCATCGGGAGCGTGCTCGACGACGGCGAGTTCCTCGAGGTGCAGGCCCTGTTCGCGCCCAACATCCTCGTCGGCTTCGGCCGGGTCGAGGGCCGGCCGGTGGGCGTGGTGGCCAACCAGCCCACCCAGTTCGCCGGCACGCTGGACATCGACGCCAGCGAGAAGGCCGCCCGCTTCGTGCGCACCTGCGACGCCTTCAACGTCCCGGTGCTCACCTTCGTCGACGTGCCCGGCTTCCTCCCCGGCACCTCGCAGGAGTGGGAGGGGATCATCCGCCGCGGCGCCAAGCTGATCTACGCCTACGGCGAGGCGACGGTCCCGAAGATCACCGTCATCACCCGCAAGGCGTACGGCGGCGCCTACGACGTGATGGGGTCCAAGCACCTCGGGGCCGACCTGAACCTGGCCTGGCCGACCGCCCAGGTCGCCGTCATGGGCGCCCAGGGCGCGGTCAACATCCTCTACCGGCGGGAACTCGCCGACGCGACGGACCCCGACGCCCGTCGCGCGGAGCTCATCACCGAGTACGAGGACGCGTTGCTCTCCCCCTACGTCGCGGCCGACCGCGGCTACGTCGACCAGGTCATCCGGCCGTCGGAGACCCGCATCGAGATCACCAAGGCCCTGCGGCTGCTGGCCAACAAGCGCCAGACCCTGCCGCCGAAGAAGCACGGGAACATCCCGCTGTGA
- a CDS encoding biotin--[acetyl-CoA-carboxylase] ligase: protein MPHTPSGRWSDLDRPPLDAAALQAALVRDSRLWRSLDVVPEVGSTNAVLAARAADDVPEGAVLVAEHQAAGRGRLDRTWTSPPRAGLTVSVLLRPDVPAARRGWLPLLTGIALAEAVGEVAGVRSSLKWPNDLLAVDGAKLAGILAEAAGTAVVVGTGLNVTTRADELPPTGSSLTLVTGAPVDRGPVLLAFLRALERRYLAWTAALGDPVSTGLAADYLAWCSTVGTEVTVTLPDGSTLAGTATGVDWDGRLVLRTEGGTVELASGDVQHVRPA, encoded by the coding sequence GTGCCCCACACGCCCTCCGGCCGCTGGTCCGACCTCGACCGCCCGCCGCTCGACGCCGCGGCGCTGCAGGCGGCCCTGGTCCGCGACAGCCGGCTCTGGCGCTCGCTGGACGTGGTCCCCGAGGTCGGCTCCACCAACGCCGTCCTGGCGGCCCGGGCCGCCGACGACGTCCCGGAGGGGGCGGTCCTCGTCGCCGAGCACCAGGCCGCCGGCCGCGGCCGGCTCGACCGCACCTGGACCTCCCCGCCGCGCGCCGGGCTCACGGTGTCGGTGCTGCTGCGCCCCGACGTCCCCGCTGCCCGGCGCGGGTGGCTGCCGCTGCTCACCGGCATCGCGCTGGCCGAGGCCGTCGGGGAGGTCGCCGGGGTGCGCAGCTCGCTCAAGTGGCCCAACGACCTGCTCGCCGTCGACGGCGCGAAGCTGGCCGGGATCCTCGCCGAGGCCGCCGGCACCGCGGTCGTCGTCGGGACCGGCCTCAACGTCACCACCCGCGCCGACGAGCTGCCGCCCACCGGGTCGTCACTGACGCTGGTCACCGGTGCTCCGGTCGACCGCGGGCCGGTGCTCCTGGCCTTCCTCCGCGCGCTGGAGCGGCGCTACCTCGCCTGGACCGCCGCGCTCGGTGACCCGGTGTCCACGGGACTGGCCGCCGACTACCTCGCGTGGTGCTCCACGGTGGGCACGGAGGTGACCGTCACGCTGCCCGACGGCTCGACACTCGCCGGCACCGCCACCGGTGTCGACTGGGACGGCCGCCTGGTCCTGCGCACGGAGGGCGGGACCGTGGAACTGGCCAGCGGGGACGTGCAGCACGTCCGTCCCGCCTGA
- a CDS encoding acyltransferase family protein, which translates to MSQEQRRARGEIRGLTGLRAVAALWVVAHHFWLFAPAEPWLRHLEPVGPLLRNGWLGVDLFFVLSGFVLAHNHVAVLGDRPGIRATAGFYWARLSRIWPTWMVVLTAVTAGLLVERQVLGEQPGSPLDAPTVLRQVLLVQVWDRPDHSATGPVGPGWSLSAEWLAYLAFPVLALVLHRLRRFRPTTLAVLALAAVTPFAYRCLTLGTHDWAWSWLLRLAGGFLAGALVALCVDRLRGRATVARAAARATSAASVLTLVAVWEADASGADRGGVAVLLFPVLVGGLALSDRGPARWLSRPVVVLGGRISFALYLVHMGVFETCWTLLDVVPVSGPSPVATLLSLAVAGLPLPAAWVLWRLVEEPARRRLLLLDPTRRADRLGTTGPRGGERFGADAPVPVRG; encoded by the coding sequence ATGAGCCAGGAGCAGCGGCGGGCCCGCGGCGAGATCCGCGGGCTCACGGGCCTCCGGGCCGTCGCCGCGCTCTGGGTCGTCGCACACCACTTCTGGCTCTTCGCGCCGGCCGAGCCGTGGCTCCGCCACCTGGAACCGGTGGGACCCCTGCTGCGGAACGGCTGGCTCGGCGTCGACCTCTTCTTCGTGCTCAGCGGCTTCGTCCTCGCCCACAACCACGTCGCGGTGCTCGGCGACCGGCCGGGGATCCGCGCGACCGCCGGCTTCTACTGGGCCCGGCTGAGCCGCATCTGGCCGACGTGGATGGTGGTCCTGACCGCGGTCACCGCCGGGCTGCTCGTCGAGCGACAGGTGCTCGGCGAGCAGCCCGGGTCCCCGCTCGACGCGCCGACCGTGCTGCGTCAGGTGCTCCTGGTCCAGGTGTGGGACCGGCCGGACCACTCCGCCACCGGTCCCGTGGGGCCGGGCTGGTCGCTGAGCGCCGAGTGGCTGGCCTACCTGGCGTTCCCCGTGCTGGCACTCGTGCTGCACCGGCTCCGTCGGTTCCGGCCCACCACGCTGGCGGTCCTGGCCCTGGCGGCGGTCACCCCCTTCGCCTACCGGTGCCTGACGCTCGGCACGCACGACTGGGCGTGGAGTTGGCTGCTGCGGCTGGCCGGTGGCTTCCTCGCCGGTGCGCTGGTGGCGCTGTGCGTCGACCGGCTGCGCGGGCGTGCCACGGTGGCACGGGCGGCCGCTCGTGCCACCTCCGCGGCCTCGGTGCTCACCCTGGTGGCCGTCTGGGAGGCCGATGCGTCCGGCGCCGACCGTGGCGGTGTGGCCGTGCTGCTCTTCCCCGTCCTCGTCGGCGGGCTGGCGCTCAGCGACCGGGGGCCGGCCCGATGGCTGTCGAGGCCGGTGGTGGTCCTCGGCGGACGCATCTCCTTCGCGCTCTACCTCGTGCACATGGGCGTCTTCGAGACCTGCTGGACGCTCCTGGACGTCGTCCCCGTGAGCGGGCCCTCACCGGTGGCCACCCTGCTCTCCCTGGCGGTGGCGGGCCTGCCCCTCCCGGCGGCGTGGGTGCTCTGGCGCCTGGTGGAGGAGCCCGCTCGCCGGCGTCTGCTCCTCCTCGATCCCACCCGCCGGGCCGACCGCCTCGGCACGACGGGACCGCGAGGTGGGGAGCGGTTCGGGGCCGACGCGCCGGTACCGGTGCGCGGCTGA